In Methanonatronarchaeum thermophilum, a genomic segment contains:
- a CDS encoding winged helix-turn-helix domain-containing protein — MRKRSEWEIYLCILESLNQNQPIKKTTIMHNVNMSWKPFNNHFGYLTENQFIQEKNNEYYITGEGKNLLKNLRQITKTFKKTIT; from the coding sequence ATGAGAAAAAGAAGCGAATGGGAAATATACCTCTGTATACTCGAATCACTAAACCAAAACCAGCCAATCAAAAAAACAACCATAATGCACAACGTAAACATGAGCTGGAAACCATTTAACAACCACTTCGGCTACCTAACAGAAAACCAGTTCATCCAAGAAAAAAACAATGAATACTACATAACTGGAGAAGGAAAAAACCTACTAAAAAACCTCCGACAAATCACCAAAACATTCAAAAAAACAATAACATAA
- a CDS encoding S16 family serine protease has translation MRSSAKIIVGLLVVVSLGLAGFSGIMYLDAEQYKDDYQSLSEDYEGLLDEVESLDSNYYYLTYSEEDGFVRDLDVSVASGDGAIHYNVENTVFELDTQGSSQEAREIADLHTNLDLKADYDVYLEFDPKDEVINLGGPSAGAAQTLAMISAANEQPINNDVVITGTIEMDGSIGVVSGIEEKAEAAEELGFETVLVPEGQSVHVPGIEVVEVGHIEEAMEFVGLETEDVVYPELELEVGDFSFVTEVWDYQDYESHPGVYDPDEMVELYFEIEGFGLDRDGFAEYEQYITIVWPDGDPDPYYDDYQMFDDSLEGVQTIWFTNILEAPADGWMEGEHEVIIEVVDPVEDNKVTFSETFIVE, from the coding sequence ATGAGGTCTTCTGCAAAGATTATTGTTGGTTTATTGGTTGTGGTTTCTCTCGGTTTAGCAGGGTTTTCAGGAATTATGTATTTAGATGCGGAGCAGTATAAGGATGATTATCAATCTCTATCTGAGGATTATGAAGGTTTGTTAGATGAGGTTGAGAGCTTAGATTCCAACTACTATTACTTGACTTATTCGGAGGAGGATGGTTTTGTTAGGGATCTAGATGTTTCAGTGGCTAGTGGTGATGGAGCTATCCACTACAATGTTGAGAACACGGTTTTTGAGTTGGATACCCAAGGGTCTTCTCAGGAAGCACGTGAAATAGCTGATCTACATACCAATTTGGATTTAAAAGCGGATTATGATGTCTATCTCGAGTTTGATCCTAAAGATGAAGTTATCAATCTAGGTGGACCTAGTGCTGGAGCAGCTCAAACTCTCGCCATGATTTCAGCAGCCAATGAACAACCGATAAACAATGATGTGGTGATTACTGGAACTATAGAGATGGATGGTAGTATCGGTGTGGTTAGTGGTATTGAAGAAAAAGCTGAAGCTGCAGAAGAACTGGGTTTCGAAACAGTGTTGGTGCCTGAAGGTCAGTCTGTTCATGTGCCTGGTATCGAGGTTGTTGAAGTCGGCCACATAGAGGAAGCTATGGAGTTTGTTGGATTAGAAACTGAAGACGTTGTTTATCCAGAACTTGAGTTAGAGGTTGGCGACTTCTCTTTTGTAACCGAAGTTTGGGATTATCAAGATTATGAAAGCCATCCAGGGGTTTATGACCCTGATGAAATGGTTGAACTGTACTTTGAAATAGAAGGATTCGGATTGGATAGAGACGGGTTTGCAGAATACGAGCAGTACATAACAATTGTCTGGCCAGATGGAGATCCAGATCCATATTACGATGATTATCAGATGTTCGATGATAGTTTAGAGGGTGTGCAGACAATATGGTTCACAAATATACTTGAAGCTCCAGCTGATGGTTGGATGGAGGGGGAACATGAAGTGATTATCGAGGTTGTTGACCCTGTTGAGGATAACAAAGTAACTTTCAGTGAAACGTTCATAGTGGAGTGA
- the ftsZ gene encoding cell division protein FtsZ translates to MDSLINQAKEHSTEEASFRDQNIEEFEEFGKPQIVVVGCGGAGNNTINRLYRIGVEGAETIAINTDKQHLDMIKADKRILVGKSLTKGLGAGGYPELGEKAAETARGTLEDVLEGADLVFITAGMGGGTGTGVSPVVAEVAKDQGAIVVGMVSTPFNVERARLKKAERGLERLRQEADTAIVLDNNRLLDYVPDLPIKQAFSVMDQLIAETVKGLSETITQPSLINLDYADVKTIMSCGGVAVMLIGETGEEDKSGSVVREALNHPLLDVDYEGATGCLVHITGGSDLTLKESENVAQELTYELDSNSNVIWGARINENYDGKVRVMAIMTGVNSSQVMTGSRTCQTEQPNLTIDRIK, encoded by the coding sequence ATGGATTCCTTAATTAATCAAGCAAAGGAACACAGTACGGAAGAAGCTAGTTTTAGAGATCAGAATATAGAAGAGTTTGAAGAGTTTGGTAAACCCCAGATTGTCGTTGTTGGTTGTGGGGGTGCTGGAAACAACACTATAAACCGTCTATACAGGATTGGGGTTGAAGGTGCTGAAACGATAGCGATAAACACTGATAAACAACATCTAGATATGATTAAAGCGGATAAAAGGATTTTGGTTGGTAAATCTTTAACAAAAGGTTTGGGAGCCGGTGGATATCCAGAACTAGGTGAGAAAGCTGCAGAAACCGCTCGTGGAACACTTGAAGATGTTCTTGAGGGTGCCGACCTCGTTTTCATCACCGCGGGAATGGGTGGTGGAACAGGAACAGGTGTGTCACCAGTTGTTGCAGAAGTTGCAAAAGACCAAGGAGCAATAGTTGTAGGGATGGTAAGCACACCATTCAACGTAGAGAGAGCACGACTTAAAAAAGCCGAAAGAGGTCTAGAACGACTAAGACAAGAAGCAGATACAGCAATCGTATTGGACAACAACCGGCTACTAGATTACGTACCGGATCTACCGATAAAACAAGCATTTAGTGTGATGGATCAACTAATAGCAGAAACAGTCAAGGGGTTATCAGAAACAATAACACAGCCATCACTGATCAACCTAGATTACGCCGATGTAAAAACAATCATGAGTTGTGGAGGAGTTGCAGTAATGCTCATCGGTGAAACAGGAGAAGAAGACAAATCAGGTTCAGTAGTAAGAGAAGCACTCAACCACCCACTACTCGATGTAGACTACGAAGGAGCAACAGGCTGCCTTGTACACATAACAGGTGGTTCCGACCTAACACTAAAAGAAAGCGAAAACGTAGCCCAAGAACTAACATACGAACTAGACTCAAACTCAAACGTCATTTGGGGTGCAAGAATCAACGAAAACTACGACGGAAAGGTAAGGGTAATGGCCATAATGACAGGTGTGAACAGCAGTCAAGTAATGACCGGAAGCAGAACCTGTCAAACAGAACAACCAAACCTAACAATAGACCGAATCAAATAA
- a CDS encoding putative sulfate/molybdate transporter, which produces MRFDRDEVTGAVGDAITTLPIVVALALMTDISLPHVLFVFAVFQVVWGVWYGFPVSVEPMKALAALAIAGTIGYGELAVAGLLLGVILLVVGVTNTLEKTRKWIGEPVIRGVQFAVGLLLFETGLELTIADPGFAVVGIVIVLVLGVLGFKQVTAITILVLGILTALYLTGFPSPQLPGLPDIPALTDSFTWSMAEGVFAQFAMTIGNAALATSLMLQDFYKADISPDQLSSSMGVMNLTSIPLGGIPMCHGCDGVAGKYKFGAETGGTNIIIGLFYLIAGFFITSTLLQAFPIAILGVLLLIIAFTLGKNILKSTDYKIPILIGALTILTNLGIAFIIGIITHLTLKKLT; this is translated from the coding sequence ATTAGGTTTGATAGGGATGAGGTTACTGGTGCTGTTGGGGATGCTATAACAACTCTTCCGATTGTTGTAGCTTTGGCTCTTATGACTGATATCTCTCTTCCTCATGTTTTGTTTGTTTTTGCTGTTTTTCAGGTTGTTTGGGGTGTTTGGTATGGGTTTCCGGTTTCGGTTGAACCTATGAAGGCTTTAGCGGCGTTGGCGATCGCTGGAACTATTGGTTATGGTGAGCTAGCTGTTGCAGGTCTTTTGTTAGGTGTTATTTTATTGGTTGTTGGGGTTACTAATACTTTAGAGAAAACTCGGAAGTGGATTGGGGAGCCTGTTATCAGAGGTGTTCAGTTTGCTGTTGGTCTATTATTGTTTGAAACCGGGCTTGAATTAACTATTGCAGACCCAGGTTTTGCTGTTGTTGGGATAGTTATTGTTTTGGTTCTTGGTGTTTTAGGTTTTAAACAAGTTACCGCTATCACGATATTGGTATTAGGTATTTTAACCGCTCTGTATTTAACTGGGTTTCCTTCACCACAACTACCTGGATTGCCAGATATTCCTGCTCTAACCGATTCATTTACATGGAGTATGGCAGAGGGTGTTTTCGCTCAGTTTGCTATGACGATTGGAAATGCAGCTCTAGCAACATCACTGATGTTACAGGATTTCTATAAAGCCGATATCTCACCAGACCAACTATCCAGTAGTATGGGGGTTATGAATCTCACCAGTATTCCCTTAGGCGGTATACCTATGTGTCACGGATGTGACGGTGTCGCTGGAAAATACAAGTTTGGAGCAGAAACAGGAGGCACAAACATAATAATAGGTTTGTTCTACTTGATAGCAGGTTTCTTTATAACGTCAACATTGTTACAAGCATTTCCAATAGCAATACTTGGGGTTTTACTACTCATCATCGCCTTCACATTAGGAAAAAACATACTAAAATCAACAGACTATAAAATCCCAATATTAATTGGAGCACTAACGATATTAACAAACCTCGGAATAGCATTTATTATAGGAATAATCACACACCTAACACTAAAAAAATTAACCTAA
- a CDS encoding carboxymuconolactone decarboxylase family protein, with product MSELNERELELVAIGASIGSNCAPCIEHHTKKALEAGLTKQEIKSAIQLSKKIKEVSGKHVTETAEKQL from the coding sequence ATGTCCGAATTAAATGAAAGAGAACTTGAATTAGTTGCAATAGGTGCCTCAATAGGGAGTAACTGTGCCCCATGCATCGAACACCACACCAAAAAAGCATTAGAAGCTGGTTTAACCAAACAAGAAATCAAATCAGCAATCCAGTTATCTAAAAAAATAAAAGAAGTAAGTGGAAAACACGTAACAGAAACTGCAGAAAAACAACTCTAA
- a CDS encoding pyrimidine dimer DNA glycosylase/endonuclease V: MWMINPEHMCIQHILGEHRELHALMGSIERTKPGYKGFERHRNNIKALARDGYIELKSLKTRHEQLVGYLKNHNSPIEEVPTLEYIPKEVIEAEVNIEKSRKDLIDRPQACRPNGKCREKILNSENTR; the protein is encoded by the coding sequence ATGTGGATGATAAACCCGGAGCATATGTGTATACAGCATATCTTAGGTGAACATCGAGAACTACATGCATTAATGGGATCTATAGAGAGAACAAAACCCGGATACAAAGGTTTTGAAAGACATCGCAATAACATAAAAGCTCTTGCTAGAGATGGCTACATTGAATTAAAATCATTGAAAACTCGTCATGAACAATTGGTGGGCTACCTGAAAAATCATAACTCACCTATAGAGGAAGTTCCAACCCTTGAATACATACCTAAAGAGGTTATAGAAGCAGAAGTTAACATAGAGAAATCCAGAAAAGACTTGATAGATAGACCTCAAGCCTGTAGGCCTAATGGAAAATGTAGAGAAAAAATCCTCAACTCAGAGAACACACGATGA
- a CDS encoding PAS domain S-box protein yields the protein MEPNTPKQEISKDFKLKKLISYYNTDQQLVWANEEYHKEFGLKLSDIKNKECHKTWMDNAKPCKECPVSKALKTEEVEKRELSMVDEDSSWIVQATPIKNNEGDINGVVKTAFNTTLIQEIKEKYEIIKKASNNGICIFQNNELKFVNNALLKITGYTREELKKSNYFKLIHPEHREKIKKAKQKALKNQFDQLQDKYELRFLNKDKKYIWIQLNLTNIKYNGKPAILSEVTDISEIKKGKPRYQSMIENLNEVIYILDTKAQIKYVSPNAEEITGYTIQELKQKNYIDLVHPQDVKGRIKHFQKALSGEAEPTDYRFITKNGEIRWVRTQARPATKNGEIIGVQGVLTDITDLKKAKKREEFIHSLLRHDVQNKIQIIHGYSQLLNNLNIPKEAEEYIEKTKKAAEEATEIIEKVRTLRKAQKEEIKPINLNTAIQKSINLIQPVAETKKIKIKHQPTQKTQLVKASPILDRALYNILENAVKHSKANKIQIHLKTTKNTTTCIIEDNGKGIPNDQKNNVLQKGYTTNPKKGTGLGLFLVKTLIETYGGNIQVKDSKLGGAKFEIQLQKTTKTT from the coding sequence ATGGAGCCGAATACGCCCAAACAAGAAATTTCTAAAGACTTTAAGTTAAAAAAACTTATTTCATACTATAACACAGACCAACAGCTCGTTTGGGCGAATGAAGAATACCACAAAGAATTTGGCTTAAAACTATCCGACATTAAAAACAAGGAATGCCATAAAACCTGGATGGATAACGCTAAACCATGCAAAGAATGTCCGGTAAGTAAAGCACTAAAAACAGAAGAAGTAGAAAAACGAGAACTATCGATGGTTGATGAAGATAGTTCCTGGATAGTGCAAGCAACACCAATCAAAAACAATGAAGGAGATATCAATGGAGTGGTTAAAACCGCTTTCAATACAACCTTAATACAAGAAATAAAAGAAAAATACGAGATAATAAAAAAAGCCTCCAACAATGGAATATGCATATTCCAAAACAACGAACTGAAATTTGTAAACAATGCATTACTAAAAATCACAGGCTATACCCGAGAAGAACTAAAAAAATCTAACTATTTCAAACTTATACACCCAGAACACAGAGAGAAAATAAAAAAAGCCAAACAAAAAGCATTGAAAAACCAGTTCGATCAACTCCAAGACAAATACGAACTCCGGTTCCTAAACAAAGACAAAAAATACATATGGATACAACTAAACCTCACCAACATAAAATACAACGGAAAACCAGCAATACTATCCGAAGTAACCGATATCAGCGAAATCAAAAAAGGCAAACCAAGATACCAATCAATGATAGAAAACCTAAATGAAGTAATCTACATTCTAGACACAAAAGCCCAAATAAAATACGTCTCACCCAACGCCGAAGAAATCACCGGATACACCATCCAAGAACTAAAACAAAAAAACTATATAGACCTAGTCCACCCACAAGACGTAAAAGGACGAATAAAACACTTCCAAAAAGCACTATCCGGAGAAGCAGAACCCACAGACTACCGATTCATAACCAAAAACGGAGAAATCCGATGGGTAAGAACACAAGCACGACCCGCAACCAAAAACGGAGAAATCATAGGAGTCCAAGGAGTACTAACCGACATAACAGACCTAAAAAAAGCCAAAAAAAGAGAAGAATTCATCCACTCACTACTAAGACACGACGTCCAAAACAAAATCCAAATAATCCACGGATACAGCCAACTACTCAACAACCTCAACATACCCAAAGAAGCCGAAGAATACATCGAAAAAACCAAAAAAGCAGCAGAAGAAGCAACCGAAATCATAGAAAAAGTCAGAACACTACGAAAAGCACAAAAAGAAGAAATAAAACCCATAAACCTAAACACCGCAATACAAAAATCAATAAACCTAATACAACCAGTCGCCGAAACGAAAAAAATCAAAATAAAACACCAACCAACACAAAAAACACAACTAGTAAAAGCCAGCCCCATACTCGACCGAGCACTCTACAACATCCTAGAAAACGCCGTAAAACACTCCAAAGCAAACAAAATCCAAATACACCTCAAAACAACAAAAAACACAACAACCTGCATCATCGAAGACAACGGCAAAGGCATACCAAACGACCAAAAAAACAACGTACTACAAAAAGGATACACAACCAACCCAAAAAAAGGAACAGGCCTAGGCCTATTCCTAGTAAAAACACTCATAGAAACATACGGAGGAAACATACAAGTAAAAGATTCAAAACTCGGAGGAGCCAAATTCGAAATACAACTACAAAAAACCACAAAAACTACCTAA
- a CDS encoding DUF5828 family protein, translating to MDEKETFLGIKISGEWHEVTVESEKACIVLKEHLGEERVRQFERWKPHENEDIEDVKERTIQNSLTKHTKVEENGEIQEKAREGVEEIKNGDVKNGTKDIFQTIRPIEKNIYKHIIARFNPLFFKNKKVESNIKEKRNQYEMEIAVNDEKARKKLKKEMLKENKDKNKK from the coding sequence ATGGATGAAAAGGAAACCTTTCTTGGTATCAAGATTTCTGGTGAATGGCATGAGGTAACGGTTGAGTCTGAAAAAGCCTGTATAGTATTGAAAGAACATCTAGGGGAGGAGAGAGTAAGGCAATTTGAGAGGTGGAAGCCACATGAAAACGAAGATATTGAGGATGTTAAAGAGAGAACTATTCAGAACAGTTTAACCAAACATACTAAGGTTGAGGAAAATGGAGAAATCCAAGAAAAAGCTAGAGAGGGGGTTGAAGAGATCAAGAACGGTGATGTGAAAAATGGAACAAAAGACATATTCCAAACAATCAGGCCAATAGAAAAAAATATCTACAAACATATCATCGCAAGATTCAACCCACTATTCTTCAAAAACAAAAAGGTTGAATCCAACATAAAGGAAAAACGGAACCAATACGAAATGGAAATAGCTGTAAACGACGAAAAAGCCCGTAAAAAACTAAAAAAAGAAATGCTCAAAGAAAACAAAGATAAAAACAAAAAATAA
- a CDS encoding DUF2284 domain-containing protein yields the protein MSLEISSLEDIFKEIHSDFKPIDPSKVVVANWVRWKCKYGCKAYGKHYSCPPHTPTPEKTKSVLEEYTTAYLFRFQDIEIDPEYLQEGQPTCYSEVMGEGKPNPKHLHHYFYPGVKNVYETMPKLEREAFIHGFYKAFSFVGLPCSLCNECIIEEKQLEEPISKKHCRNPETMRPPMEGSGIDVIKTAKNAGYKPEILTTTEQPIDLYGLLLIE from the coding sequence ATGAGTTTAGAAATTAGTAGTCTAGAAGATATCTTTAAAGAAATACATAGTGATTTCAAACCTATAGACCCAAGCAAAGTAGTTGTAGCTAACTGGGTACGATGGAAATGCAAATATGGATGCAAAGCATACGGCAAACACTATTCATGCCCACCACACACACCAACACCAGAAAAAACAAAATCCGTACTAGAAGAATACACCACCGCATACCTATTCAGATTCCAAGACATAGAAATCGACCCAGAATACCTACAAGAAGGACAACCAACCTGCTACAGCGAAGTCATGGGAGAAGGAAAACCAAACCCAAAACACCTACACCACTACTTCTACCCAGGAGTCAAAAACGTATACGAAACAATGCCAAAACTAGAAAGAGAAGCCTTCATACACGGATTCTACAAAGCCTTCTCATTCGTAGGACTACCCTGCTCACTATGCAACGAATGCATAATAGAAGAAAAACAACTAGAAGAACCAATATCGAAAAAACACTGCAGAAACCCAGAAACAATGCGCCCACCAATGGAAGGAAGCGGAATAGACGTAATAAAAACAGCTAAAAACGCAGGATACAAACCAGAAATACTAACAACAACAGAACAACCAATCGACCTATACGGCCTCCTACTAATCGAATAA
- a CDS encoding carbon-nitrogen hydrolase family protein, producing MEITVGLIQMDIKTGKKLKNIETVKKLVGDLGDIDIVCLPEYFTTGSVPKQFKNLAEPIPGETSKKLTKLAKKHNTHICGSYIEKHQEKLYNTSIYIQPNGTLTKYRKTHLFIDEKKVITPGNKEPPVIKTKYGKIGLIICYDAIFPEITRKLQKKNADLILIPSNWPNPFKPAWETATSARALDNQLWTIAVNRTGSCGQFTYFGNSKTTNPYGKTTLQLKNKQTTAKTKIDTNKTKEFKSIIDFQKDLNIK from the coding sequence ATGGAGATCACAGTTGGCTTAATCCAAATGGATATAAAAACAGGTAAGAAACTGAAAAACATAGAAACAGTGAAAAAACTAGTTGGTGATTTAGGAGACATAGATATAGTCTGCCTACCTGAATACTTCACAACAGGCAGCGTTCCAAAACAATTCAAAAATCTAGCAGAACCAATACCAGGAGAAACATCTAAAAAACTCACTAAACTCGCAAAAAAACACAACACACACATATGCGGTTCCTACATCGAAAAACACCAAGAAAAACTCTACAACACATCCATCTACATACAACCAAACGGAACCCTAACCAAATACCGAAAAACCCATCTATTCATCGATGAAAAAAAAGTAATCACACCAGGCAACAAAGAACCACCAGTAATCAAAACCAAATACGGTAAAATCGGATTAATAATATGTTATGACGCAATCTTCCCAGAAATAACCCGAAAACTACAGAAAAAAAACGCAGACCTAATCCTAATCCCAAGCAACTGGCCAAACCCATTCAAACCAGCATGGGAAACAGCAACAAGCGCACGAGCACTAGACAACCAACTCTGGACAATAGCAGTAAACAGAACCGGTAGTTGCGGCCAATTCACATACTTCGGAAACAGCAAAACCACCAACCCATACGGCAAAACAACACTACAACTAAAAAACAAACAAACAACCGCAAAAACAAAAATAGACACAAACAAAACAAAAGAATTCAAATCAATAATAGACTTCCAAAAAGACCTCAACATAAAATAA
- a CDS encoding UvrD-helicase domain-containing protein, with protein MTTPNKEQKKLIENTEGIYLVDAGPGTGKTYTLTHRYINLLKQQVEPDEILLITFTRNAADQLKQKIYRQTDIKKKKVRDAPINTFHGQCKKILDRHGFNAPQHIGIKDHITNNTKTIESSVYEATHFHRYFNQFKQKHPEYKKYYAINQKETNILNLIKSLAVKGIIPQKNGWYRDSEKHLNGDIEQYLNKTKKLNQTDGKKQSTLRKRLSRYKHQCHPQNAPNPKQIRGPKGTKQIDPQILKTAFKEDRNELKKYIHDIYHEYLQYTLSKNYLNYSFHLLYTYILLIENHQLQQKIGYNYVMIDEFQDTNEIQLKLALLLSNNGNICVVGDWKQSIYSFQYADVQNILQFKKRLNKTKKTLNQNKKRIKYPTNQINKINLTENYRSGQKIIDFAETALTLKATRNEKIDKNKIKNKITKLNSNTDHKSTINAFHSHNEKQAILTKIQKITNNPNYTIKNKETERQLNYKDIAVLTRTRQFGLELQKQARQHNIPASFEGGVNLFTTNPAIILLAWLRILNHKHSKKGWAVILENTGYNLPETKHILKTRKYPENHIKFYKELKKIKTLPGTTKRIYDKYNIDNAFSTKTTEILNTIYSNSYLNHGEIIQFIEENIKEGETYEVDTTHRQNTITIQTIHGAKGLEYPVVFVSNINQHNFPSTNKNQSTIQYHNLTGIRQKKKYKKQKHPFIYDNWKTYLVNKSIDKGHNEERRLMYVAMTRAKKHLYLTAETKQKSQFYKNLNTNKKQTKPDIKPNPKPKTQKTQFKTQPTKQKTPIKLPITTIIEKTKSKGQGTKHGIELHKYAEKYIKNIKVKPKNQDQKNVKKYIDQLTGTKIPEQKCTHPINIKNQKIILKGKIDLIHKTNNKIEIIDYKTEKSKKTKKPYQTQLSLYYHTLKQIYPNKKITPKIYYTQTNQEHKIKPQTKTTLKNKITKTLKKQKTK; from the coding sequence ATGACAACCCCAAACAAAGAACAAAAAAAATTAATAGAGAACACTGAAGGAATATACCTGGTTGACGCTGGACCTGGAACAGGGAAAACCTACACCCTCACCCATAGATACATCAACCTACTGAAACAACAAGTCGAGCCCGACGAAATCCTATTAATAACATTCACCCGTAACGCGGCCGACCAACTCAAACAAAAAATATATAGACAGACAGACATCAAGAAAAAAAAGGTTAGAGACGCCCCGATAAACACATTCCACGGCCAATGCAAAAAAATACTCGACAGACATGGATTCAACGCACCACAACACATCGGAATAAAAGACCACATAACAAACAACACAAAAACTATAGAAAGCTCTGTATACGAAGCCACACACTTCCATAGATATTTCAACCAATTCAAACAAAAACACCCGGAATACAAAAAATACTACGCCATAAACCAAAAAGAAACCAACATCCTAAACCTAATAAAATCACTCGCAGTAAAAGGAATAATACCACAAAAAAACGGATGGTATCGAGACAGTGAAAAACACCTAAACGGAGACATAGAACAATACCTCAATAAAACCAAAAAACTCAACCAAACCGATGGTAAAAAACAATCCACACTACGTAAACGACTCTCCCGTTATAAACACCAATGCCATCCCCAAAACGCCCCAAACCCAAAACAAATACGAGGCCCAAAAGGAACAAAACAAATTGACCCCCAAATACTCAAAACAGCATTCAAAGAAGACCGAAACGAACTAAAAAAATATATACACGACATATACCACGAATACCTACAATACACCCTATCAAAAAACTACCTAAACTACAGCTTCCACCTCCTATACACATACATACTACTTATAGAAAACCACCAACTACAACAAAAAATAGGATACAACTACGTAATGATCGACGAATTCCAAGACACAAACGAAATACAACTAAAACTCGCATTACTACTATCCAACAACGGAAACATATGCGTAGTAGGAGACTGGAAACAAAGCATATACAGTTTCCAATACGCAGACGTACAAAACATCCTCCAATTCAAAAAAAGACTGAACAAAACCAAAAAAACACTAAACCAAAATAAAAAAAGAATAAAATACCCAACAAACCAAATAAACAAAATCAACCTAACAGAAAACTACCGATCAGGACAAAAAATAATAGACTTCGCAGAAACCGCATTAACCTTAAAAGCAACTAGGAACGAAAAAATAGACAAAAACAAAATAAAAAACAAAATAACCAAACTAAACTCCAACACAGACCACAAATCAACCATAAACGCATTCCACAGCCACAACGAAAAACAAGCGATACTAACAAAAATACAAAAAATCACAAACAACCCAAACTACACAATCAAAAACAAAGAAACCGAACGACAACTAAACTACAAAGACATCGCAGTACTAACCAGAACCAGACAGTTCGGACTAGAACTACAAAAACAAGCAAGACAACACAACATCCCAGCCTCATTCGAAGGCGGAGTAAACCTATTCACAACAAACCCAGCAATAATACTACTAGCATGGCTAAGAATCCTAAACCACAAACACTCCAAAAAAGGATGGGCAGTAATACTAGAAAACACCGGATACAACCTACCTGAAACCAAACACATACTAAAAACCAGAAAATACCCAGAAAACCACATAAAATTCTACAAAGAACTCAAAAAAATAAAAACCCTCCCTGGAACAACAAAACGAATATACGACAAATACAACATCGACAACGCATTCTCAACAAAAACCACAGAAATACTAAACACAATCTACAGCAATTCATACCTCAACCACGGAGAAATCATCCAGTTCATCGAAGAAAACATCAAAGAAGGAGAAACATACGAAGTAGACACAACCCACAGACAAAACACAATAACAATACAAACAATACACGGAGCAAAAGGCCTCGAATACCCAGTCGTATTCGTCTCAAACATCAACCAACACAACTTCCCAAGCACAAACAAAAACCAATCAACAATCCAATACCACAACCTAACCGGAATAAGACAAAAAAAGAAATACAAAAAACAAAAACACCCATTCATATACGACAACTGGAAAACATACCTCGTCAACAAATCCATAGACAAAGGCCACAACGAAGAAAGAAGACTAATGTACGTCGCAATGACAAGAGCAAAAAAACACCTATACCTAACAGCAGAAACAAAACAAAAAAGCCAGTTCTACAAAAACCTAAACACAAACAAAAAACAAACCAAACCAGATATCAAACCAAACCCAAAACCAAAAACCCAAAAAACCCAATTCAAAACCCAACCCACCAAACAAAAAACCCCAATAAAACTACCAATAACCACAATCATAGAAAAAACAAAATCAAAAGGACAAGGAACAAAACACGGCATAGAACTACACAAATACGCAGAAAAATACATAAAAAACATCAAAGTCAAACCAAAAAACCAAGACCAAAAAAACGTGAAAAAATACATCGACCAACTAACCGGAACAAAAATCCCAGAACAAAAATGCACACACCCAATCAACATAAAAAACCAAAAAATAATCCTAAAAGGAAAAATCGACCTAATACACAAAACAAACAACAAAATAGAAATCATAGACTACAAAACAGAAAAAAGCAAAAAAACCAAAAAACCATACCAAACACAACTCAGCCTATACTACCACACACTCAAACAGATATACCCAAACAAAAAAATCACCCCAAAAATATACTACACACAAACCAACCAAGAACACAAAATCAAACCACAAACAAAAACAACACTAAAAAACAAAATAACCAAAACACTCAAAAAACAAAAAACAAAATAA